A region from the Pelagovum pacificum genome encodes:
- a CDS encoding PaaI family thioesterase codes for MNAWPDNLHPMDPALWEGNYPFQTFLGFRQTGWGHGYARFELDYRDDFANRHGNTHGSIYAALLDTSMGYSGAYTGSARRRAYTMTLSMTLNFMAPAVGPALMAEGRRSGGGRRIFFTEGRMWDGQGTLVATATGSFKIREIVED; via the coding sequence ATGAACGCTTGGCCCGACAACCTGCACCCGATGGATCCCGCGCTTTGGGAGGGGAACTACCCGTTCCAGACGTTCCTCGGCTTCCGCCAGACGGGCTGGGGGCACGGCTACGCCCGGTTCGAGCTCGACTACCGGGACGACTTCGCGAACCGGCACGGCAACACGCACGGCTCGATCTACGCCGCGCTGCTCGACACCTCGATGGGCTACAGCGGGGCCTATACCGGCAGCGCGCGGCGGCGGGCCTACACGATGACGCTCAGCATGACGCTGAACTTCATGGCCCCGGCCGTCGGCCCGGCGCTGATGGCCGAAGGCCGCCGGTCAGGCGGCGGGAGGCGAATCTTCTTCACCGAGGGGCGGATGTGGGACGGGCAGGGGACCCTCGTCGCCACCGCGACCGGCAGCTTCAAGATCCGCGAAATCGTCGAGGACTAG
- a CDS encoding class I SAM-dependent methyltransferase, with protein sequence MSHEEVLSTYEQVGPEWSRLRSRTLFERRWLDRFIACAPAGAGKHRRVLDLGCGTGIPLASYMAERGCLITGVDGAASMVTGFRANLPNATVHHADMRGLDLGETFDAILAWDSFFHLNAADQRAMFPVFAAHAADRAALMFTTGDHAGTAIGDVGGSPIFHESLDPDDYRELLDAAGFDVLDFKAQDPDCGGHTIWLARAR encoded by the coding sequence ATGTCGCACGAAGAAGTCCTCTCCACTTACGAGCAGGTCGGCCCGGAATGGTCCCGCCTGCGCAGCCGCACCCTTTTCGAACGCCGCTGGCTCGACCGGTTCATCGCCTGTGCCCCCGCCGGCGCGGGCAAGCATCGCCGCGTGCTCGACCTCGGCTGTGGAACGGGGATACCGCTGGCCTCCTACATGGCCGAGCGCGGCTGCCTCATCACCGGCGTCGACGGCGCGGCGAGCATGGTGACGGGCTTTCGAGCGAACCTGCCCAACGCCACGGTGCATCACGCCGACATGCGCGGGCTCGATCTGGGTGAGACGTTCGACGCGATCCTCGCATGGGATTCCTTCTTTCACCTGAACGCTGCCGACCAGCGGGCGATGTTCCCGGTCTTCGCGGCCCATGCCGCCGACCGCGCCGCGCTGATGTTCACCACGGGCGACCATGCGGGAACCGCCATCGGGGACGTCGGCGGCTCGCCGATCTTCCACGAGAGCCTCGACCCCGACGATTACCGGGAGCTTCTCGACGCTGCGGGGTTCGACGTGCTCGACTTCAAGGCGCAGGATCCCGATTGCGGCGGCCACACGATCTGGCTGGCGCGGGCGCGCTAG